The following are from one region of the Cyclopterus lumpus isolate fCycLum1 chromosome 21, fCycLum1.pri, whole genome shotgun sequence genome:
- the LOC117750371 gene encoding high affinity cGMP-specific 3',5'-cyclic phosphodiesterase 9A isoform X2, protein MATKIIYFTVNGRPEQAEFPVDCSAQDVKDLFRSAAEAGPHDILKLYNPKGNIINISLSLEPNSPNCCYKLEVVAADCNSAELAGALGFDLSSMEKRLQGLEKNILIEAGETPAVVYEMKKQVESFQEKLESVEHLSWLGLFKNLSEGTHKPSPFYHKRTLHKTRKECEHVREKFLQMSSLKVSEEVRQYLKTPTFDNWQWEDAEIMVLLQVMYTDLDFIVAFNIEPEVLQQFLFEIYRRYNNIPFHNFKHCFCVTQMMYGLIWLTDLKSKMDSVDLLIMLTSAVCHDLDHTGYNNAYQINARTELALRYNDISPLENHHCAVAFEILEKTESNIFRNLSMDQYKRIREGIIKCILATDMTRHNEILNQFKAILPAFDFTNKDHRDVLMMILIKVSDISNEARPMEVAEPWLDCLLQEFYNQSDKEKLEGLPITPFMDRDKVTKPSSQTGFIRFVLLPLFIELANLFPCLEQHIIDPVRKALDYYTEMEKALEREKQNRAQSDNAVKSKETTVGPQS, encoded by the exons ATGGCAACAAAAATCATCTACTTCACCGTGAATGGGAGACCAGAGCAGGCCGAGTTCCCGGTGGATTGTTCTGCCCAGGATGTCAAAG ATCTGTTCCGCTCTGCAGCCGAGGCCGGACCCCACGACATCCTGAAGCTGTACAACCCCAAAGGCAACATCATCAACATCTCCCTGAGTCTGGAGCCCAACAGCCCAAACTGCTGCTACAAGCTGGAGGTGGTGGCCGCCGACTGCAACA GTGCGGAGCTCGCCGGTGCACTCGGATTTGACCTCTCCTCTATGGAGAAAAG ACTGCAGGGCCTGGAGAAGAACATCCTGATCGAGGCTGGCGAGACTCCTGCAGTTGTGTATGAGATGAAGAAGCAGGTGGAGTCCTTCCAGGAGAAACTAGAG AGTGTGGAGCACCTGAGCTGGCTGGGACTGTTTAAAAACCTGTCCGAGGGAACGCACAAGCCCTCCCCCTTCTACCACAAGAGAACCCTGCATAAAACCAGGAAGGAGTGCGAGCATGTGCGGGAAAAGTTTCTACAAATGAG CTCCCTGAAGGTGTCCGAGGAAGTGAGGCAGTACTTAAAGACCCCAACCTTTGACAACTG gcagtGGGAGGACGCAGAGATCATGGTGCTCCTGCAGGTCATGTACACCGATTTAGATTTCATTGTGGCCTTCAACATCGAGCCCGAAGTGCTGCAACAGTTCCTGTTTGAGATCTACCGAAGATACAACAACATCCCTTTCCACAACTTCAAGCACTGCTTCTGTGTCACCCAGAtg ATGTACGGTTTGATCTGGCTGACGGACCTGAAGAGTAAGATGGACAGCGTGGACCTGCTGATCATGCTGACCTCTGCCGTCTGCCACGACCTCGACCACACGGGATACAACAACGCCTACCAG ATAAACGCTCGGACTGAACTCGCTCTCCGCTACAACGACATCTCTCCTCTGGAGAACCACCACTGCGCCGTAGCGTTTGAGATCCTGGAGAAG ACAGAGAGCAACATATTCAGAAACCTGTCCATGGATCAATACAAGAGGATACGAGAAGGGATCATCAA ATGCATCCTGGCCACTGACATGACGAGGCACAATGAGATTCTCAACCAGTTCAAGGCCATCCTGCCAGCGTTTGACTTCACCAACAAGGACCACAGAGATGTG CTGATGATGATCCTGATCAAAGTGAGCGACATCTCCAATGAGGCACGGCCCATGGAGGTGGCTGAGCCCTGGCTGGACTGTCTCCTGCAGGAATTCTACAACCAG AGTGATAAGGAGAAGTTAGAGGGTCTTCCTATCACCCCCTTCATGGACCGGGACAAAGTAACCAAGCCTTCATCTCAAACTGGCTTCATCAGATTTGTCCTTTTGCCTCTCTTCATCGAGCTGGCCAACCTCTTCCCCTGCTTGGAG CAACACATCATCGACCCGGTACGGAAGGCTCTGGATTACTACACGGAGATGGAGAAGGCgctggagagggagaaacagaaccGGGCTCAGAGTGACAACGCAGTGAAGAGCAAGGAGACGACAGTGGGCCCACAGAGCTAA
- the LOC117750371 gene encoding high affinity cGMP-specific 3',5'-cyclic phosphodiesterase 9A isoform X1, whose product MATKIIYFTVNGRPEQAEFPVDCSAQDVKDLFRSAAEAGPHDILKLYNPKGNIINISLSLEPNSPNCCYKLEVVAADCNSEPLGAELAGALGFDLSSMEKRLQGLEKNILIEAGETPAVVYEMKKQVESFQEKLESVEHLSWLGLFKNLSEGTHKPSPFYHKRTLHKTRKECEHVREKFLQMSSLKVSEEVRQYLKTPTFDNWQWEDAEIMVLLQVMYTDLDFIVAFNIEPEVLQQFLFEIYRRYNNIPFHNFKHCFCVTQMMYGLIWLTDLKSKMDSVDLLIMLTSAVCHDLDHTGYNNAYQINARTELALRYNDISPLENHHCAVAFEILEKTESNIFRNLSMDQYKRIREGIIKCILATDMTRHNEILNQFKAILPAFDFTNKDHRDVLMMILIKVSDISNEARPMEVAEPWLDCLLQEFYNQSDKEKLEGLPITPFMDRDKVTKPSSQTGFIRFVLLPLFIELANLFPCLEQHIIDPVRKALDYYTEMEKALEREKQNRAQSDNAVKSKETTVGPQS is encoded by the exons ATGGCAACAAAAATCATCTACTTCACCGTGAATGGGAGACCAGAGCAGGCCGAGTTCCCGGTGGATTGTTCTGCCCAGGATGTCAAAG ATCTGTTCCGCTCTGCAGCCGAGGCCGGACCCCACGACATCCTGAAGCTGTACAACCCCAAAGGCAACATCATCAACATCTCCCTGAGTCTGGAGCCCAACAGCCCAAACTGCTGCTACAAGCTGGAGGTGGTGGCCGCCGACTGCAACAGTGAGCCCTTAG GTGCGGAGCTCGCCGGTGCACTCGGATTTGACCTCTCCTCTATGGAGAAAAG ACTGCAGGGCCTGGAGAAGAACATCCTGATCGAGGCTGGCGAGACTCCTGCAGTTGTGTATGAGATGAAGAAGCAGGTGGAGTCCTTCCAGGAGAAACTAGAG AGTGTGGAGCACCTGAGCTGGCTGGGACTGTTTAAAAACCTGTCCGAGGGAACGCACAAGCCCTCCCCCTTCTACCACAAGAGAACCCTGCATAAAACCAGGAAGGAGTGCGAGCATGTGCGGGAAAAGTTTCTACAAATGAG CTCCCTGAAGGTGTCCGAGGAAGTGAGGCAGTACTTAAAGACCCCAACCTTTGACAACTG gcagtGGGAGGACGCAGAGATCATGGTGCTCCTGCAGGTCATGTACACCGATTTAGATTTCATTGTGGCCTTCAACATCGAGCCCGAAGTGCTGCAACAGTTCCTGTTTGAGATCTACCGAAGATACAACAACATCCCTTTCCACAACTTCAAGCACTGCTTCTGTGTCACCCAGAtg ATGTACGGTTTGATCTGGCTGACGGACCTGAAGAGTAAGATGGACAGCGTGGACCTGCTGATCATGCTGACCTCTGCCGTCTGCCACGACCTCGACCACACGGGATACAACAACGCCTACCAG ATAAACGCTCGGACTGAACTCGCTCTCCGCTACAACGACATCTCTCCTCTGGAGAACCACCACTGCGCCGTAGCGTTTGAGATCCTGGAGAAG ACAGAGAGCAACATATTCAGAAACCTGTCCATGGATCAATACAAGAGGATACGAGAAGGGATCATCAA ATGCATCCTGGCCACTGACATGACGAGGCACAATGAGATTCTCAACCAGTTCAAGGCCATCCTGCCAGCGTTTGACTTCACCAACAAGGACCACAGAGATGTG CTGATGATGATCCTGATCAAAGTGAGCGACATCTCCAATGAGGCACGGCCCATGGAGGTGGCTGAGCCCTGGCTGGACTGTCTCCTGCAGGAATTCTACAACCAG AGTGATAAGGAGAAGTTAGAGGGTCTTCCTATCACCCCCTTCATGGACCGGGACAAAGTAACCAAGCCTTCATCTCAAACTGGCTTCATCAGATTTGTCCTTTTGCCTCTCTTCATCGAGCTGGCCAACCTCTTCCCCTGCTTGGAG CAACACATCATCGACCCGGTACGGAAGGCTCTGGATTACTACACGGAGATGGAGAAGGCgctggagagggagaaacagaaccGGGCTCAGAGTGACAACGCAGTGAAGAGCAAGGAGACGACAGTGGGCCCACAGAGCTAA